A single window of Nocardioides kongjuensis DNA harbors:
- a CDS encoding LPXTG cell wall anchor domain-containing protein encodes MTSSLRPFRRGGDPSRAVARRRRHKIALLLPAVVVVSTVLSGPAYADDVDDPAPASPDTSQSTPTPDPAPSAEPKPEPKPEPAPDPKPDPAPGPSNDPAPADQPSASDEGKSGAGKKDEGKQLADGAPQGDEAAPAPAAVTLSPSAGTVFSAAAEEKAAAKEDDDSDNTKMVVICKYVSTPGGFSHHVIVNSVNSLKGWDGKFPSTTFADAQNSIVVRYLKNNEIPGQVPDSVCPIMLKRPVPTVVNPCGPDNAVWGELTGTGFTVTRNPDGSLVVTANAGYWFAPLSVPPTTELVFPAPDDPDPEDQDCTGTAAVVPPDPQPVDECGTGIVQWADPPNSPDYTWVRNDDGSVTFTPVPPAVFPGGVESISWPVPTAHQEACPKKVVVCKYVSTPAGFEHHIVIVSVNAVDPSGSGKTWDEVTDADFPFPFEDAQDSIAIAFADKGDQSHDFTPEDCGTKIDPPVVPQVDPCNPAGVTSNIHFGAIPDGAWTADTSVAGKITFTATGTNYFSTTGEGDDKVFVKTYVVNLGADSGEKCLIAPAIAPNDPCNPAGVTSNATWVLPAETADYSVSVVNGVIKLIGKLGKVFESGDSTYTYNLAATPVDSGVVCEVGGVEETSHPPKDAVDSEQAATGLPNTGGPAGWLMPLGVGLVLAGAGLVLARRKTV; translated from the coding sequence ATGACCAGTTCCTTGCGCCCGTTCCGGCGCGGCGGCGATCCGTCGAGGGCCGTGGCCCGTCGACGACGCCACAAGATCGCACTCCTGCTGCCGGCGGTCGTGGTGGTGAGCACTGTCCTCAGTGGTCCCGCCTACGCCGACGACGTGGACGACCCGGCACCCGCGTCGCCGGACACGTCGCAGTCCACGCCGACGCCCGACCCGGCGCCGAGCGCCGAACCGAAGCCCGAGCCCAAGCCGGAGCCCGCTCCGGACCCCAAGCCGGACCCGGCCCCGGGGCCGAGCAACGACCCGGCGCCCGCTGACCAGCCGTCGGCCTCCGACGAAGGCAAGTCCGGTGCGGGCAAGAAGGACGAGGGCAAGCAGCTCGCCGACGGGGCCCCGCAGGGCGACGAGGCCGCTCCGGCGCCCGCGGCCGTCACGCTGAGCCCCTCCGCCGGCACGGTCTTCTCGGCTGCCGCCGAGGAGAAGGCCGCGGCCAAGGAGGACGACGACAGCGACAACACCAAGATGGTGGTGATCTGCAAGTACGTCAGCACGCCGGGCGGCTTCTCCCACCACGTGATCGTGAACTCGGTGAACTCGCTGAAGGGCTGGGACGGCAAGTTCCCGTCGACCACCTTCGCCGACGCCCAGAACTCGATCGTGGTGCGCTACCTGAAGAACAACGAGATCCCCGGCCAGGTGCCGGACTCGGTCTGCCCGATCATGCTCAAGCGTCCCGTGCCGACGGTCGTCAACCCCTGTGGCCCGGACAACGCGGTCTGGGGCGAGCTGACCGGGACCGGGTTCACCGTCACCCGCAACCCCGACGGCAGCCTGGTCGTGACGGCGAACGCCGGCTACTGGTTCGCGCCGCTGTCGGTGCCGCCGACGACCGAGCTGGTCTTCCCCGCACCCGACGACCCGGACCCCGAGGACCAGGACTGCACCGGTACCGCGGCGGTCGTGCCGCCGGACCCGCAGCCGGTCGACGAGTGCGGCACCGGTATCGTGCAGTGGGCCGACCCGCCGAACAGCCCCGACTACACCTGGGTGCGCAACGACGACGGCAGCGTCACCTTCACGCCGGTCCCGCCGGCCGTGTTCCCCGGCGGTGTCGAGTCGATCTCCTGGCCGGTGCCCACCGCGCACCAGGAGGCCTGCCCGAAGAAGGTCGTGGTGTGCAAGTACGTCAGCACCCCGGCCGGCTTCGAGCACCACATCGTCATCGTCAGCGTGAACGCGGTCGACCCGTCGGGCAGCGGCAAGACCTGGGACGAGGTCACCGACGCCGACTTCCCGTTCCCCTTCGAGGACGCCCAGGACTCGATCGCGATCGCCTTCGCCGACAAGGGGGACCAGTCCCACGACTTCACCCCCGAGGACTGCGGGACGAAGATCGACCCGCCGGTGGTGCCGCAGGTCGACCCGTGCAACCCGGCGGGCGTGACCAGCAACATCCACTTCGGTGCCATCCCCGATGGCGCCTGGACCGCGGACACCTCGGTGGCCGGCAAGATCACCTTCACGGCGACGGGCACCAACTACTTCAGCACCACCGGTGAGGGCGACGACAAGGTCTTCGTGAAGACGTACGTCGTCAACCTCGGTGCCGACAGTGGCGAGAAGTGCCTGATCGCTCCCGCGATCGCGCCGAACGACCCGTGCAACCCGGCCGGTGTCACCAGCAACGCGACCTGGGTCCTGCCGGCCGAGACCGCGGACTACTCGGTCTCGGTGGTCAACGGCGTGATCAAGCTGATCGGCAAGCTCGGCAAGGTCTTCGAGAGTGGCGACTCGACGTACACCTACAACCTGGCGGCCACTCCGGTCGACTCGGGCGTGGTGTGCGAGGTCGGTGGCGTCGAGGAGACCAGCCACCCGCCGAAGGACGCGGTCGACAGCGAGCAGGCTGCGACCGGGCTGCCGAACACCGGTGGTCCCGCGGGCTGGCTGATGCCGCTGGGCGTGGGCCTGGTGCTGGCCGGTGCCGGCCTGGTGCTGGCGCGACGCAAGACGGTCTGA
- a CDS encoding zinc-binding dehydrogenase, which translates to MTVLTADSWVATDLGDPTKVLQRRSVEVREPGPGEVRVKVAAFCVNLNDTDVVRGRYAILPLTPPFTPGMESVGVVESAGPGAEHLVGQRVMGIPVMAHGGFAQYAILDAATTQVLPAWLSDAEAAAVHYPYHLGWFALVERARIHPGETLLVHAAAGGNGSAAVQLGKALGATVIATAGGPEKVEFARSLGADVVIDYLDGGFADQVDEATFGHGVDVAYDTVGGTVTTETFRCMGIHGRHLLVGYSQDIANDGAPVTTAPAVYGNFSLYGVCLVYVDDPLGLRRTLGFNWPARSEGQHAHAKLLTMLRSGAIRTVVTEEISFDDLPAAMERQENRQTMGRVVVHVPQ; encoded by the coding sequence ATGACCGTCCTCACCGCCGATTCCTGGGTCGCGACCGACCTGGGCGACCCGACGAAGGTGCTGCAGCGCCGGAGCGTCGAGGTCCGCGAGCCCGGACCCGGCGAGGTCCGGGTCAAGGTCGCCGCCTTCTGCGTGAACCTCAACGACACCGACGTGGTCCGTGGCCGCTACGCGATCCTGCCGCTCACGCCGCCGTTCACGCCGGGCATGGAGTCGGTCGGCGTCGTCGAGAGCGCCGGACCGGGCGCCGAGCACCTCGTCGGGCAGCGGGTGATGGGCATCCCCGTCATGGCACACGGCGGGTTCGCGCAGTACGCGATCCTCGACGCCGCCACCACCCAGGTGCTGCCGGCGTGGCTCTCGGACGCCGAGGCCGCCGCGGTGCACTACCCGTACCACCTGGGCTGGTTCGCGCTCGTCGAGCGTGCCCGGATCCACCCGGGCGAGACCCTCCTGGTCCACGCCGCCGCCGGCGGCAACGGCTCGGCCGCCGTCCAGCTCGGCAAGGCGCTGGGCGCCACCGTGATCGCGACCGCCGGCGGCCCCGAGAAGGTCGAGTTCGCCCGCAGCCTGGGCGCCGACGTCGTCATCGACTACCTCGACGGCGGGTTCGCCGACCAGGTCGACGAGGCCACCTTCGGCCACGGCGTCGACGTCGCCTACGACACCGTCGGCGGCACGGTCACCACCGAGACGTTCCGTTGCATGGGCATCCACGGCCGCCACCTGCTCGTCGGCTACAGCCAGGACATCGCCAACGACGGCGCCCCCGTCACCACCGCACCCGCGGTCTACGGCAACTTCTCGCTGTACGGCGTCTGCCTGGTCTACGTCGACGACCCGCTCGGCCTGCGCCGGACCCTCGGCTTCAACTGGCCCGCGCGCTCGGAGGGCCAGCACGCGCACGCCAAGCTGCTGACGATGCTGCGCTCCGGCGCGATCCGCACGGTCGTCACCGAGGAGATCTCCTTCGACGACCTGCCCGCCGCCATGGAACGCCAGGAGAACCGGCAGACCATGGGCCGCGTCGTGGTCCACGTCCCGCAGTGA
- a CDS encoding TetR family transcriptional regulator — translation MSTTSASPGRPRDPRVEGAVRTAVLELLVDGGYEAVSFKEVALRAGVGQPTVYRRWGTKAELVEFAIFAVSEWAPPAPTGDLEADLARLADVVLEELLTPPVHAALPGLILAHYDAPDEHTRLRAWAEEPVLAAFSAIVEAAGLDGEVPGDDVRAAFQHFLAALTFTAMTRDRPTARRLARSAARITDRALRGLVS, via the coding sequence GTGTCCACGACCTCCGCCTCCCCTGGCCGACCCCGCGATCCCCGGGTCGAGGGTGCCGTGCGCACGGCGGTGCTGGAGCTCCTGGTCGACGGCGGCTACGAGGCCGTCAGCTTCAAGGAGGTCGCGCTGCGCGCCGGCGTCGGGCAGCCGACCGTCTACCGGCGCTGGGGCACGAAGGCCGAGCTGGTGGAGTTCGCGATCTTCGCCGTCTCCGAGTGGGCGCCGCCGGCACCCACCGGCGACCTCGAGGCCGACCTCGCCCGGCTCGCGGACGTGGTCCTCGAGGAGCTGTTGACACCGCCCGTGCACGCGGCGCTGCCCGGCCTGATCCTCGCGCACTACGACGCCCCCGACGAGCACACCCGGCTGCGGGCGTGGGCGGAGGAACCCGTCCTGGCGGCGTTCTCGGCGATCGTCGAGGCCGCCGGTCTCGACGGCGAGGTGCCGGGCGACGACGTCCGCGCGGCGTTCCAGCACTTCCTCGCGGCGCTCACCTTCACCGCGATGACCCGCGACCGGCCCACGGCCCGCCGGCTGGCGAGGAGTGCGGCTCGGATCACCGATCGGGCGCTCAGGGGTCTTGTTTCGTAG
- a CDS encoding flavin reductase family protein has product MAHEHLVLRPGAPGVNGYRLLTALVVPRPIAWVSSLSADGVGNLAPHSFFTVASADPPIVQFTSVGEKDTLRNVLETGEFTVSLASRALIDDVNASSASFEPGVDEARALGIAMEPSAEVRPPRVAASPASLECRLHDTLAVGDSTLVLGRVVAVTIDPDVMADGRPVFDRLAPLSRLGGSEWGLPPEVVSVRRPG; this is encoded by the coding sequence ATGGCCCACGAGCACCTCGTCCTGCGCCCGGGCGCCCCGGGCGTCAACGGCTACCGCCTGCTGACCGCGCTCGTCGTGCCCCGTCCGATCGCCTGGGTGTCCAGTCTCTCGGCCGACGGCGTCGGCAACCTGGCGCCGCACTCCTTCTTCACCGTCGCGAGCGCCGACCCGCCGATCGTGCAGTTCACGTCGGTCGGCGAGAAGGACACGCTGCGCAACGTCCTCGAGACCGGGGAGTTCACCGTCAGCCTGGCGAGCCGGGCGCTGATCGACGACGTCAACGCCTCCAGCGCCTCCTTCGAGCCGGGTGTCGACGAGGCGCGCGCGCTGGGCATCGCGATGGAGCCGAGCGCCGAGGTCCGCCCGCCCCGCGTCGCCGCGTCCCCGGCCTCGCTGGAGTGCCGGCTCCACGACACCCTCGCGGTCGGCGACTCGACCCTCGTCCTGGGCCGGGTCGTCGCGGTGACGATCGACCCCGACGTGATGGCCGACGGCCGCCCGGTCTTCGACCGGTTGGCGCCGTTGTCGCGCCTGGGCGGCAGCGAGTGGGGGCTGCCGCCCGAGGTGGTCAGCGTGAGGCGTCCCGGCTGA
- a CDS encoding PLP-dependent aminotransferase family protein, with translation MTAAPAALLPSLLAGRAGGFRPSPVRDFWEVSMEPDVISLAGGNPDLSVLPLDALADVAARAVARDGLDVLQYGSGTGTAGTREAVARTMAAEGIHVDPAHVQVTAGSQMALDLVVKLLCDPGDVVLAEGPTYVGALGLFAGMQVDVVHVPMDADGIVPTGLEETLVRVRAEGRRVKALYTIPNFNNPSGVTLAAERRPEVVRICRAAGIAVIEDNPYGLLSFDGSSTPSLHALDPDNVIYLGSFSKVVAPGLRVGWAVAPEAVRRPLQLASEATTICPSVLSQALVEQYVLHHDWPSVLDRARKLYATRAAAVLGALAHSAPDGVTWSVPRGGFFTWVSLPEGIDVHRVLDAAIERRVVFVPGSAFHADGGGTRQLRLAYSLEQEDVLADGVRRIMGAIEDIAATS, from the coding sequence ATGACCGCCGCCCCCGCAGCCCTCCTGCCCTCGCTCCTCGCGGGTCGCGCCGGCGGGTTCCGCCCCTCCCCCGTGCGCGACTTCTGGGAGGTGTCGATGGAGCCCGACGTCATCTCGCTCGCCGGCGGCAACCCCGACCTGTCCGTGCTCCCGCTCGACGCCCTCGCCGACGTCGCCGCGCGGGCCGTGGCCCGCGACGGGCTCGACGTCCTGCAGTACGGCAGCGGCACCGGGACCGCCGGCACGCGCGAGGCCGTCGCGCGCACCATGGCCGCCGAGGGCATCCACGTCGATCCGGCACACGTGCAGGTGACCGCGGGCTCGCAGATGGCGCTCGACCTGGTCGTCAAGCTGCTGTGCGACCCGGGCGACGTCGTCCTGGCCGAGGGTCCGACGTACGTCGGCGCGCTCGGCCTGTTCGCCGGCATGCAGGTCGACGTCGTCCACGTCCCCATGGACGCCGACGGCATCGTGCCCACCGGGCTCGAGGAGACCCTGGTCCGCGTGCGCGCCGAGGGGCGCCGGGTCAAGGCGCTCTACACGATCCCGAACTTCAACAACCCCAGCGGTGTCACCCTCGCGGCCGAGCGCCGGCCCGAGGTGGTGCGGATCTGCCGTGCCGCCGGGATCGCCGTCATCGAGGACAACCCCTACGGCCTGCTGTCCTTCGACGGCTCGAGCACGCCGAGCCTGCACGCGCTCGACCCCGACAACGTCATCTACCTCGGCTCGTTCTCCAAGGTGGTCGCACCGGGGCTGCGCGTCGGCTGGGCCGTCGCCCCCGAGGCCGTACGACGCCCGCTGCAGCTGGCCTCCGAGGCGACCACGATCTGTCCCTCCGTGCTCAGCCAGGCCCTGGTGGAGCAGTACGTCCTCCACCACGACTGGCCCAGCGTCCTGGACCGCGCCCGCAAGCTCTACGCGACCCGCGCGGCCGCCGTGCTCGGGGCCTTGGCGCACAGCGCGCCCGACGGCGTCACGTGGTCGGTGCCGCGCGGCGGCTTCTTCACCTGGGTGAGCCTGCCCGAGGGCATCGACGTGCACCGGGTCCTCGACGCTGCCATCGAGCGGCGCGTGGTCTTCGTGCCGGGCTCGGCGTTCCACGCCGACGGCGGCGGCACCCGCCAGCTGCGGCTGGCGTACTCCCTCGAGCAGGAGGACGTGCTCGCCGACGGCGTACGTCGGATCATGGGTGCGATCGAGGACATCGCCGCGACGAGCTGA
- a CDS encoding TetR/AcrR family transcriptional regulator, protein MPTSTPRRTNAVTDEAIAERRAEILRHTADVIVATGVAGCTFAAVSEASGHSIGQLQHHFRTRDRLIAGCIEHRMTESQDEWRAIAERDAAPLVRLRALLDYTVAGEKDFADAWGFWIEVTAAARLDADVRAKVNERLALWHELFTDVLTDAMADAESHYSPADLAGLLVGLADGLAVQSVNGTYGMDPQRMHALLMDFAATALGVDLDGGTR, encoded by the coding sequence ATGCCGACCAGCACGCCGCGCAGGACCAATGCGGTGACCGACGAGGCCATCGCCGAGCGCAGGGCCGAGATCCTGCGCCACACGGCGGACGTGATCGTGGCGACCGGCGTCGCGGGGTGCACCTTCGCGGCCGTGTCCGAGGCCAGCGGCCACAGCATCGGCCAGCTCCAGCACCACTTCCGCACCCGCGACCGGCTGATCGCCGGCTGCATCGAGCACCGGATGACCGAGTCGCAGGACGAGTGGCGGGCCATCGCCGAGCGCGACGCAGCGCCGCTCGTGCGGCTGCGCGCCCTGCTCGACTACACCGTCGCCGGCGAGAAGGACTTCGCCGACGCGTGGGGCTTCTGGATCGAGGTGACCGCAGCGGCCCGCCTCGACGCCGACGTGCGGGCGAAGGTCAACGAGCGCCTCGCCCTGTGGCACGAGCTGTTCACCGACGTCCTCACCGACGCGATGGCGGACGCCGAGAGCCACTACTCCCCCGCCGACCTGGCCGGCCTCCTCGTCGGGCTCGCCGACGGCCTCGCCGTCCAGTCCGTCAACGGCACCTACGGCATGGACCCGCAGCGCATGCACGCGCTGCTCATGGACTTCGCCGCGACCGCGCTCGGCGTCGACCTGGACGGCGGCACCCGATGA
- a CDS encoding ABC transporter substrate-binding protein has product MSPRIRTTLAALTLAALAATGAGCSNTETTESTAKAAEKAGIGTGGREKAEAVETDPDVQALVPASIVDAGVLTVVTDPTYAPMEFTDDKGDIIGLDPDIAVAVAHKMGVEAKFEKGDFNGIIAGIEAGRYDASWASFSVTPERQQKVDMVSYVNSGTSVLVPHGNPDEIAAITDLCGKTVAAQTGNTQVLTTLPAFQKDCADAGLAKITELVLPQQDNVNQAVSTGRADALLADGALTAYYAQLQPDAFSQVDDIFVEPALLGAITKKDTGLAAAIEAAVNSLIEDGTYADLLEAWGLSAAEIDASGVNQG; this is encoded by the coding sequence ATGTCGCCTCGCATTCGTACGACGCTCGCCGCCCTGACGCTCGCCGCCCTGGCCGCGACGGGCGCCGGGTGCAGCAACACCGAGACCACCGAGTCCACCGCCAAGGCGGCCGAGAAGGCCGGCATCGGCACGGGCGGCCGGGAGAAGGCGGAGGCGGTGGAGACCGATCCCGACGTCCAGGCGCTGGTGCCCGCGAGCATCGTCGACGCCGGGGTGCTCACCGTCGTCACCGACCCCACCTACGCGCCGATGGAGTTCACCGACGACAAGGGCGACATCATCGGTCTGGACCCCGACATCGCCGTGGCCGTCGCCCACAAGATGGGCGTGGAGGCGAAGTTCGAGAAGGGCGACTTCAACGGCATCATCGCCGGCATCGAGGCCGGCCGGTACGACGCCTCCTGGGCCTCGTTCTCGGTGACCCCCGAGCGGCAGCAGAAGGTCGACATGGTCAGCTACGTCAACAGCGGCACCTCGGTCCTCGTCCCCCACGGCAACCCCGACGAGATCGCGGCGATCACCGACCTGTGCGGCAAGACGGTCGCTGCCCAGACCGGCAACACCCAGGTCCTGACCACGCTGCCGGCCTTCCAGAAGGACTGCGCCGACGCCGGCCTGGCGAAGATCACCGAGCTCGTCCTCCCGCAGCAGGACAACGTCAACCAGGCCGTCTCGACCGGTCGCGCCGACGCCCTGCTCGCCGACGGCGCCCTCACCGCCTACTACGCGCAGCTCCAGCCGGACGCGTTCAGCCAGGTCGACGACATCTTCGTCGAGCCCGCGCTGCTCGGCGCGATCACCAAGAAGGACACCGGCCTGGCGGCAGCCATCGAGGCGGCGGTCAACTCCCTCATCGAGGACGGCACGTACGCCGACCTCCTCGAGGCGTGGGGCCTCTCGGCCGCCGAGATCGACGCCTCGGGGGTGAACCAGGGATGA
- a CDS encoding amino acid ABC transporter permease: MSAVSSTEHDRIDLVAMSGKPVLRRRRPGQLAVVVLLVLVVLWAAGTLVTNDGFDWPVVGRYLLDTRILAGLLVTIQLTVIAEVIGIVGGLVLAVMRMSDSRVIAGVAGAYIWFFRGTPLLVQLLFWGFAAAIFPEVGIGVPFGGPMFVSWDTNQVISLMTAAILGLGLNEAAYTAEVVRAGLLSVPKGQTEASRAMGFSSLQTLRHVVVPQAMKVIIPPIGNNVNAMLKTTSLVVVIGVGDILYNAQQIYAKNLEQIPLLIVASIWYLVLTTLVGLGQSRLERRFSRDAVPLTLREAR; encoded by the coding sequence ATGAGCGCCGTCTCCTCCACGGAGCACGACCGGATCGACCTCGTCGCGATGTCCGGCAAGCCGGTGCTCCGGCGTCGGCGTCCGGGACAGCTGGCGGTCGTCGTCCTCCTGGTCCTCGTGGTCCTCTGGGCGGCGGGCACCCTGGTCACCAACGACGGCTTCGACTGGCCGGTGGTCGGGCGCTACCTGCTCGACACCCGGATCCTGGCGGGTCTGCTCGTCACCATCCAGCTGACCGTGATCGCCGAGGTGATCGGCATCGTCGGCGGTCTCGTGCTCGCCGTGATGCGGATGAGCGACAGCCGGGTGATCGCCGGGGTGGCGGGCGCCTACATCTGGTTCTTCCGCGGCACCCCGCTGCTGGTCCAGCTGCTCTTCTGGGGGTTCGCCGCAGCGATCTTCCCCGAGGTCGGCATCGGCGTCCCGTTCGGCGGCCCGATGTTCGTCTCCTGGGACACCAACCAGGTGATCTCGCTGATGACCGCCGCCATCCTCGGCCTCGGCCTCAACGAGGCGGCCTACACCGCCGAGGTCGTGCGTGCCGGCCTGCTCAGCGTGCCGAAGGGCCAGACCGAGGCGAGCCGGGCGATGGGCTTCAGCAGCCTGCAGACGCTGCGGCACGTCGTCGTGCCCCAGGCGATGAAGGTGATCATCCCGCCGATCGGCAACAACGTGAACGCCATGCTCAAGACGACCTCGCTGGTCGTCGTGATCGGCGTGGGCGACATCCTCTACAACGCCCAGCAGATCTACGCCAAGAACCTCGAGCAGATCCCGCTGCTCATCGTCGCCAGCATCTGGTACCTCGTGCTGACCACGCTCGTCGGGCTCGGCCAGAGCCGCCTCGAGCGACGCTTCTCGCGCGACGCCGTACCCCTGACCCTGAGGGAGGCCCGCTGA
- a CDS encoding amino acid ABC transporter ATP-binding protein: MAATVEFLNVHKSFGHVEVLKGVDLVVEPSQVVCVIGPSGSGKSTLLRCVNHLEVTTSGAILVDGSMVGYDVRGDRLVEAPEAEIDRRRARIGMVFQGFNLFGHMTALENVMFGPVRLLRTPRAQAEQQARALLERVGLADRAGNYPSQLSGGQQQRVAIARALSMKPDLMLFDEPTSALDPELVGEVLDVMKQLAADGMTMIVVTHEMGFAREVADVVVFMDGGVIVEQGAPDDVLLRPQHARTQSFLSKVI; this comes from the coding sequence ATGGCCGCCACCGTCGAGTTCCTGAACGTCCACAAGAGCTTCGGCCACGTCGAGGTCCTCAAGGGCGTCGACCTCGTCGTCGAGCCGTCGCAGGTCGTCTGCGTGATCGGGCCCTCGGGCTCGGGCAAGTCGACCCTCCTGCGCTGCGTCAACCACCTCGAGGTCACCACCTCGGGCGCGATCCTGGTCGACGGGTCGATGGTCGGGTACGACGTCCGCGGCGACCGGCTCGTCGAGGCGCCCGAGGCCGAGATCGACCGGCGCCGCGCGAGGATCGGCATGGTCTTCCAGGGGTTCAACCTGTTCGGTCACATGACCGCGCTCGAGAACGTCATGTTCGGTCCCGTCCGACTGCTGCGGACGCCGAGGGCGCAGGCCGAGCAGCAGGCACGCGCGCTGCTCGAGCGCGTCGGCCTGGCCGACCGCGCCGGCAACTATCCCTCGCAGCTGTCCGGCGGCCAGCAGCAGCGCGTCGCGATCGCGCGGGCGCTGTCGATGAAGCCCGACCTGATGCTCTTCGACGAGCCCACCTCGGCGCTCGACCCCGAGCTGGTCGGCGAGGTGCTCGACGTGATGAAGCAGCTCGCCGCCGACGGCATGACCATGATCGTGGTGACCCACGAGATGGGCTTCGCCCGCGAGGTCGCCGACGTCGTGGTGTTCATGGACGGCGGCGTGATCGTCGAGCAGGGCGCCCCCGACGACGTCCTGCTCCGCCCGCAGCACGCCCGCACCCAGTCCTTCCTGTCCAAGGTGATCTGA
- a CDS encoding amidohydrolase — MRKLSTFHRPAASASAVLFTGGTIHTLEPGPAPQAVLAFGADVVAVGALDECRAAAAALGAEPEVVDLAGATLVPGFIDAHAHPLMLGQMMTWVDCGPARAGSIPEIVALLSEAAAGTPQGRPVRGFGYEHRNLAEGRHPTRHELDEVATDREVYLMNASGHGGVVNSFTLALHGVDRDTPDPQGGVFFRDADGELTGELSDAACNVLTGLHGVKIGHHGPNFHLADEPEEHLRQLAAAQERFLAGGVTTIGDAQVSRRELDMYLRLAADGGLHTRVSMYLLSHLLDDALEMGLHAAFGNDVLSFAGIKLYADGTLGGWTAYFPDGYVGDPCRTGQLYHQPEEYRALVRRAHLAGLQTATHAQSPTAIEMVVGAIEDAQGERPDSDARHRIEHCGLPTPEQIDRMAAAGIWPVNQPQHHYNWGEGVTAAVGTPGERFNPLGELAAAGVPVTISSDAPVADPLPMEAIQAAATRVTRRGVQLGPDSLALAPLEALRAHTINAAHAIGREDDLGSIAPGKRADFAVLSSDPLATHPREIAAIEVLQTWVGGVVRHTKESPQ; from the coding sequence ATGCGCAAGCTCTCGACCTTCCACCGCCCGGCCGCGTCCGCGAGCGCGGTCCTGTTCACCGGCGGCACGATCCACACCCTCGAGCCCGGTCCCGCGCCGCAGGCGGTGCTGGCCTTCGGGGCCGACGTCGTCGCCGTCGGCGCGCTCGACGAGTGCCGTGCCGCCGCGGCCGCCCTCGGCGCCGAGCCCGAGGTCGTCGACCTCGCCGGCGCGACGCTCGTGCCCGGCTTCATCGACGCCCACGCGCACCCGCTGATGCTCGGCCAGATGATGACCTGGGTCGACTGCGGTCCCGCGCGGGCCGGGTCGATCCCCGAGATCGTCGCCCTGTTGAGCGAGGCCGCGGCCGGTACGCCGCAAGGCCGCCCGGTCCGCGGGTTCGGCTACGAGCACCGCAACCTCGCCGAGGGCCGCCACCCCACCCGCCACGAGCTCGACGAGGTCGCGACCGACCGCGAGGTCTACCTGATGAACGCGTCGGGCCACGGCGGGGTCGTCAACTCCTTCACCCTCGCGCTGCACGGCGTGGACCGCGACACACCCGACCCGCAGGGTGGTGTCTTCTTCCGCGACGCCGACGGCGAGCTGACCGGCGAGCTGTCCGACGCGGCCTGCAACGTCCTCACCGGCCTGCACGGGGTGAAGATCGGTCACCACGGCCCGAACTTCCACCTCGCCGACGAGCCCGAGGAGCACCTGCGCCAGCTGGCTGCAGCCCAGGAGCGCTTCCTCGCCGGCGGTGTCACCACGATCGGTGACGCCCAGGTGTCCCGGCGCGAGCTGGACATGTACCTGCGCCTCGCGGCCGACGGCGGCCTGCACACGCGGGTCAGCATGTACCTGCTCTCGCACCTGCTCGACGACGCCCTCGAGATGGGCCTGCACGCCGCGTTCGGCAACGACGTGCTGAGCTTCGCGGGCATCAAGCTGTACGCCGACGGCACGCTCGGCGGCTGGACGGCGTACTTCCCCGACGGGTACGTCGGCGACCCGTGCCGCACCGGGCAGCTCTACCACCAGCCCGAGGAGTACCGGGCCCTGGTCCGGCGAGCGCACCTGGCCGGCCTGCAGACCGCGACCCACGCCCAGTCGCCCACCGCGATCGAGATGGTCGTCGGCGCGATCGAGGACGCCCAGGGCGAGCGGCCCGACAGCGACGCGCGGCACCGGATCGAGCACTGCGGCCTGCCGACCCCCGAGCAGATCGACCGGATGGCCGCCGCCGGGATCTGGCCGGTCAACCAGCCCCAGCACCACTACAACTGGGGAGAGGGCGTCACCGCCGCGGTCGGCACGCCCGGCGAGCGGTTCAACCCGCTGGGTGAGCTCGCGGCGGCCGGGGTGCCGGTCACGATCAGCTCGGACGCGCCGGTCGCGGACCCGCTGCCGATGGAGGCGATCCAGGCCGCCGCGACCCGGGTGACCCGGCGCGGTGTCCAGCTCGGCCCGGACTCCCTGGCCCTCGCCCCGCTCGAGGCGCTGCGCGCCCACACGATCAACGCGGCCCACGCGATCGGTCGCGAGGACGACCTCGGCTCGATCGCGCCCGGGAAGCGGGCCGACTTCGCGGTGCTCTCGTCCGACCCGCTCGCCACCCACCCCCGTGAGATCGCTGCGATCGAGGTCCTGCAGACCTGGGTCGGCGGCGTCGTCCGACACACCAAGGAGTCCCCGCAGTGA